The nucleotide sequence CACACCTGCAGCCAACTATCCTCTGGAACATCAGGAAAATTTGCTTCCATGTATTTACGGATAATTTCTATCCTGTCAGAGTCCAGGATCATCTTTCCCACACTACCTTCTGGAAATCTCCCCTCCTCAAAAACCTCAGGGAAAAGTCGGTTTACAAGAAACATAAAGTCTTCAGGGGAAGAAAGCTCATCAAGATCCTCTCGGACCTCCTGAGTGTCAAACACAAGGTCTGGCACTACTTTGCTGTTGTTGGTGTGGTCACCATTGGAATCTAAGTCAAGGTACACTTCTTGTCCCTCCTCATTTATAAAATGGCAGGGCTGGTTCTGCTCAGCTTTGAAACCAAAGCTTGTAATAATCTGTTTCCCACATGACTGTTGCCCACTCTCCATATCCTTCTGGGCCCAGAAGCGGTTAAAGAAGTCATTAATCTGTAATAGGCATTCATCCTGCCAAATGTTGTTGTTCTTAACCAGAGGATAACACACCTCCACATAGTTGCGTATTAGCTGCAGATGTAAGGAATCCAACGTTCTCTTGTTGGCGATGCAACCACGAGTGCACTCCTTGGCTTTAAGAAGTTCTGGGAAGAGGTGTACCAGCAATCGACAACCCAACTCGCCAGCATTTGATGTCTGTTCCATCAGCTGACTCAGTTCCTCACTTGTCAACAGGTATTCTGGCGGAGGATGGAACTCAGTCGCCAGCTCAGATGGTTTGATCTGTTTCTTGATGCGAGTGACCTCTAGGGAAAGTAGATCAACCTTGCTGTGCAGTTGGGTCATGCTTGAGTTGAGCGTATTGAGGATGAAAAACATCTTCTCAATGAGGGAGTATAGATTAGAGTCTGTTGAAGCCATGGACCCTGCTGCCCCCAGGGCAGAGAGGGGTTCACTTCGGCTGTGCTCCCCTGTATTGACCAGTTGAGGAGATAAGAGGCTGCTGTAGCTTAGCCGCACTCCTCCCTCATGCTGAGCATGCTGGTCAAGGCTTGATGTGAGCTTCTTCTCTGTGATTCTGTGAGAGATGCTGTAGAGAGGCTTCCTGTAAGAGGCTATAGTCTTCTCCTGGTCTCCAGATGTCAGGCAAAGGGGTTGAGGCCTCGTGGACTCTTCAGACAATCTCCTCAGTAAGCGTTGCCCGGCCTACACAGAGACAACAAAATTATTATCCATTTCTTATCTCAGGTGTATTTTCTAAGTCATATAAGAACTAGAATAAGGATGCTAAATAAATAGATGGACAAATGTCATCACATAGACAGGCCTATTTAGAAAGTTCAGTTAGGCATGAGGTATAGATTATGCCATTTCATTAATTTACCTCACTAGAGACCCTGACTCTCTTGCTGCTGGTAGACTGGTCCAATTCAGAATTGTGAGCGTCACAGCCCATGTCCATAACAGTACGTTTGCTGTTGGCCTCACTAGTTCCAAGAGACCATCTTCGTGGTCCCTCAGTTGTCTCACTAATAGCACAGTCATCCGTCTCCAACTTGATGTCTTGAATGGGTTTTCTCTCTGcagaaaaacatttaaaatcaATGTTATGTTATTTACAAGTTAATTTGATTTTCCCACTTTAGGTGTTGATCAATCCAAACCGTTTCAAAGTGGATAGTTGCATTGTCACAGtgtaattacattttttataGACTTACCTCGCTCAAGATTTTCTCCATCCGAGTTTTCCCCATGGTCAGAGGAATTCATATCCTATAGTGAAAAAATATGATAAAAATAAATCAAACCTGTAACATCTGTTTATTCGTTTCAGAATTAAAATGTCTCTGCACTGTTAAGTAATCTTGACTAAATAGACCCATTACATTAATTCCATTGTCCAAATTGTACTATATTGTTACACTTAATCTTTCATAAGATATTTCtttctcctttcggaaaagctgaccacgactccattttgctgatccctgcctacagacagaaactaaaacaagaagctcccacgctgaggtctgtccaacgctggtccgaccaagctgattccacactcccaagactgcttccatcacgtggactgggatatgttttgtattgcgtcagacaacaacattgacgaatacgctgattcggtgtgcgagttcattagaacgtgcgttgaagatgtcgttcccatagcaacgattaaaacactccctaaccagaaaccgtggattgatggcagcattcgcgtgaaactgaaagcgcgaaccactgcttttaatcagggcaaggtgactggtaacatgaccgaatacaaacagtgcagctattccctccgcaaggctatcaaacaagctatgcgtcagtatagagacaaagtagaatctcaattcaacggctcagacacaagaggtatgtggcagggtctacagtcaatcacggactacaaaaagaaaaccagcccagtcacggaccaggatgtcttgctcccaggcagactaaataacttttttgcccgctttgaggacaatacagtgccactgacacggcctgcaacgaaagcatgcggactctccttcactgcagccgaggtgagtaaaacatttaaacgtgttaaccctcgcaaggctgcaggcccagacggcatccccagccgcgccctcagagcatgcgcagaccagctggctggtgtgtttacggacatattcaatcaatccctataccagtttgctgttcccacatgcttcaagagggccaccattgttcctgttcccaagaaagctaaggtaacggagctaaacgactaccgccccgtagcactcacttccgtcatcatgaagtgctttgagagactagtcaaggaccatatcacctccaccctacctgacaccctagacccactccaatttgcttaccgcccaaataggtccacagacgatgcaatctcaaccacactgcacactgccctaacccatctggacaagaggaatacctatgtgagaatgctgttctcgactacagctcggcatttaacaccatagtaccctgcaAGCTCGAGAccatgggtctcgaccccgccctgtgcaactgggtactggacttcctgacgggccgcccccaggtggtgagggtaggcaacaacatctccaccccgctgatcctcaacactgggccccacaagggtgcgttctgagccctctcctgtactccctgttcacccacgactgcgtggccacacacgcctccaactcaatcatcaagtttgcggacgacacaacagtggtaggcttgattaccaacaacgacgagacggcctaaa is from Oncorhynchus masou masou isolate Uvic2021 chromosome 32, UVic_Omas_1.1, whole genome shotgun sequence and encodes:
- the LOC135525738 gene encoding BEN domain-containing protein 3-like, whose amino-acid sequence is MNSSDHGENSDGENLERERKPIQDIKLETDDCAISETTEGPRRWSLGTSEANSKRTVMDMGCDAHNSELDQSTSSKRVRVSSEAGQRLLRRLSEESTRPQPLCLTSGDQEKTIASYRKPLYSISHRITEKKLTSSLDQHAQHEGGVRLSYSSLLSPQLVNTGEHSRSEPLSALGAAGSMASTDSNLYSLIEKMFFILNTLNSSMTQLHSKVDLLSLEVTRIKKQIKPSELATEFHPPPEYLLTSEELSQLMEQTSNAGELGCRLLVHLFPELLKAKECTRGCIANKRTLDSLHLQLIRNYVEVCYPLVKNNNIWQDECLLQINDFFNRFWAQKDMESGQQSCGKQIITSFGFKAEQNQPCHFINEEGQEVYLDLDSNGDHTNNSKVVPDLVFDTQEVREDLDELSSPEDFMFLVNRLFPEVFEEGRFPEGSVGKMILDSDRIEIIRKYMEANFPDVPEDSWLQVCVQRIEDAIEGSHSNGNGSDPENMNDESYDSTSLPDDVSIIKISDLCDYERPGRRSKKSLLVPVDFEQLEMPPPDFSVPQEYLLSREQLRNNYDCSLSIGNFASRLLVLMFPELFTYDNARKHYNCSGSLGKKQLDPVRVDLIRHYVQLLYPRAKNDRVWTLEFVGKLDERCRRRDTEQRRSYQQQRKVYAPELEQEPVDFVAACQVNQLNTERLKDFEIPPLPPEKSSKDFCKIPLEKLTVSIPDFQVPSVYWLSDAEVREIVQQSLSVGNFSARLLVRLFPELFTQENLRLQYNHSGACNKKQLDPVRLRLIRHYVEAVYPVEKMEEVWHYECVPSIDERCRRPNRKKCDILKKAKRSNTVS